Proteins from a genomic interval of Cucumis melo cultivar AY chromosome 7, USDA_Cmelo_AY_1.0, whole genome shotgun sequence:
- the LOC103493641 gene encoding glycosyltransferase BC10-like has product MQSKVLPLEEGKDPVPLNRTNQARPLPLRLLQLFVLFLVLCVAFSVVSLYTIRRFGVDSAVMTVKSNFLPCLEEFNISLSELIRPPVDLMHSMTDEELFWRASFSPRIKNYPFERVPKIAFMFLTKGPLPFAPLWERFLRGHHALFSIYIHSLPSFKPNFTHNSVFHGRQIPSQVAEWGRMSMCDAEKRLLANALLDINNEWFILLSESCIPLFNFSVIYKYLKESKYSFVGSFDDLGPYGRGRYRDAMAPEVNITEWRKGSQWFEVNRKLAISIVQDTKYYQKFEQFCRPPCYVDEHYFPTMLTIEAGDVIANRSLTWVDWSRGGPHPATFGRRDITEELLARIVNGQNCSYNNGTSSICSLFARKFAPSSLQPLLRLALDVFGY; this is encoded by the exons ATGCAATCGAAAGTTCTGCCTCTGGAAGAAGGGAAAGACCCTGTACCTTTAAACCGGACCAACCAAGCTAGGCCGTTGCCCCTTAGGTTACTTCAGTTATTCGTGTTGTTTTTGGTTCTTTGTGTTGCGTTCTCGGTTGTTAGTTTGTATACGATCCGTCGTTTTGGGGTTGATAGTGCTGTGATGACGGTTAAGTCCAATTTTCTTCCTTGTTTGGAGGAATTCAATATTAGTTTGAGTGAGTTGATTAGGCCTCCGGTGGATTTGATGCATTCAATGACGGATGAGGAGTTGTTTTGGAGAGCATCGTTTTCACCTCGGATTAAGAATTACCCTTTCGAAAGGGTTCCCAAAATTGCTTTTATGTTCTTGACTAAAGGACCATTGCCGTTTGCCCCGCTTTGGGAGAGATTTCTGAGAGGACATCATGCCCTCTTTTCAATTTACATTCACTCTCTGCCATCGTTCAAACCCAATTTTACTCATAATTCTGTGTTTCATGGGAGACAAATTCCTAGCCAG GTTGCAGAATGGGGAAGAATGAGTATGTGCGATGCAGAGAAAAGACTCCTAGCCAATGCGCTGCTCGACATCAACAACGAATGGTTCATTCTCCTCTCAGAATCATGCATTCCTCTCTTCAATTTCAGTGTGATATACAAATACTTGAAGGAATCCAAATATAGCTTTGTTGGTTCATTCGACGACCTCGGCCCTTACGGGAGAGGACGATATAGGGATGCCATGGCACCAGAGGTAAACATCACAGAATGGCGAAAAGGCTCCCAATGGTTCGAAGTAAACCGTAAACTTGCAATCAGCATAGTACAAGACACCAAATATTATCAGAAATTCGAACAATTCTGTCGACCACCATGCTACGTCGACGAGCATTATTTCCCAACAATGCTCACAATAGAAGCAGGAGACGTTATAGCCAACAGAAGCCTCACATGGGTGGATTGGTCGAGAGGAGGCCCTCACCCCGCAACATTTGGACGACGGGACATTACAGAAGAGTTGTTAGCAAGAATAGTAAACGGTCAAAACTGCAGTTACAACAACGGCACCTCCTCCATTTGCTCTCTATTTGCAAGAAAATTCGCACCGAGTTCGTTGCAGCCTTTGTTACGTTTAGCATTGGATGTGTTTGGATATTGA